A section of the Leptotrichia buccalis C-1013-b genome encodes:
- a CDS encoding DKNYY domain-containing protein produces the protein MKRKNLVKILVLFILAGSIVNAEYLKENGEIYYEMPYFEVKSKVKEADTKSFESFEGRNKTVMDSYYGKDNKNVYLLGKKLKNVSPKEFEILNEDYIKDDKNIYKVKLEQALFFSSNEINTKKISVDGLDVKTFRTLENDKEIETNYFGDKNSVYYIYENIDKIKEADRNSFKILDYYIAKDKKNVYYKGKKMENVDSESFKEFGSFIAKDKNRVFYIEGNEDIKDIDAVSFEMMGDTYYFSDKKNVFAIKYGGEFPDGQGFVKLKNIDRNSFSTLSKEIGKDNNGVYYLGEKIDEISPNNARVIEELGQDNYILQGGNNYYLMYKSQKDSDDEETEKIKTKKINDLNIDFDTFKYFGIFDYYKDKNSFYYHSDNDLKKIKSGIDVKSAENMINLNNIVKDKNNLYYFYNGEIRKIDLKIDINSLEVLNNVGYYYSDYIRDRNNVYFVDNENGIIKIVKNADNNTFKVVEENYGMDSKNVYYNGKKLDFVGLDGLKIFDENYLKDKNGVYQIYETDNNKVKIKPIKNLNIDVASFENILKGTFYKDKNSVYYVEVDGDKQELKKLEGADADTFEPGIFSKDKNSVYVEKQRLEGVNPKGFEILDNDLNFIKDYKNVFYLDRADDGITFIPRVQNIEGVDVATLEFAGGYYSKYYKDKNNVYFMDNRDGKIKFKKLSYVNPKTFEMVDNTFARDDKNLYLFEYKLDGIDAKTFEKISSNIVKDKNGLYFLEDIEKENENIEIKTRKINIKGLDLKTFEHIDDYYYKDKNNIYYDLDNNLYKIKNADLATFEVLNSPYSSSIYFAKDKNNVYYQNKKINGIVADGFEQIQSNFIKDKNRLYKIDEDEEKNEIKLIPINEKVNLENFEEIGGNYYKDDKNLYYFGENEFKKIEGADPNSFKYDNENHTFIAKDKNNVYFEGEKVKGIDVNSAEGIDGLWIKDKNNVFYEGKKLKGISSDNFSYFNGGLSYDKILIDKNGIYKFIETEDNKKTIELTRLNSKGIDLETLQRITSPMDSSNYFKDKNGVYFMDGNKFVKINGADKDSFRVTMSGKYGKDKNNVYFEGKKMEGKNPVDFEEEMEIK, from the coding sequence ATGAAAAGAAAAAATTTAGTAAAAATTCTAGTTTTATTTATTTTGGCAGGAAGTATTGTAAATGCGGAATATTTGAAAGAAAATGGGGAAATTTATTATGAAATGCCATATTTTGAAGTTAAGTCGAAAGTGAAGGAAGCGGATACGAAAAGCTTTGAAAGTTTTGAAGGTAGAAATAAGACGGTTATGGATAGCTATTACGGGAAAGATAATAAAAATGTATATTTGCTTGGGAAAAAACTCAAGAATGTTTCGCCCAAAGAGTTTGAAATTTTGAATGAAGACTATATAAAAGATGATAAAAATATATATAAAGTTAAACTTGAACAAGCATTGTTTTTTTCAAGCAATGAAATAAACACGAAAAAAATATCTGTAGATGGACTTGATGTAAAAACTTTTAGAACTTTAGAAAATGATAAAGAAATTGAGACAAATTATTTTGGTGATAAAAATAGTGTGTACTATATTTATGAAAATATAGATAAGATAAAAGAAGCGGATAGAAATTCTTTTAAAATTTTGGATTATTATATTGCAAAAGATAAAAAGAATGTTTATTACAAAGGGAAAAAAATGGAAAATGTGGATTCTGAAAGTTTTAAGGAGTTTGGAAGTTTTATAGCAAAAGATAAAAATAGAGTTTTTTATATTGAAGGGAATGAAGACATTAAGGATATTGATGCAGTAAGCTTCGAAATGATGGGAGATACTTATTATTTTAGCGATAAAAAAAATGTTTTTGCCATTAAATATGGTGGCGAATTTCCTGATGGACAAGGTTTTGTAAAATTGAAAAATATTGATAGAAATAGCTTTTCTACTTTGAGCAAGGAAATTGGAAAGGATAACAATGGAGTTTATTATCTTGGAGAAAAAATAGATGAGATTAGTCCAAATAATGCTAGAGTTATTGAAGAACTAGGGCAGGATAACTATATCCTTCAAGGTGGCAATAATTATTATTTGATGTATAAGAGCCAGAAAGATTCAGATGATGAAGAAACTGAAAAAATTAAAACGAAGAAAATAAACGACCTGAATATTGATTTTGATACATTTAAATATTTTGGAATTTTTGATTATTATAAAGATAAAAACAGTTTTTATTACCACTCAGATAACGATTTGAAAAAAATTAAAAGCGGAATTGATGTTAAAAGTGCCGAGAATATGATTAATCTGAATAATATTGTAAAAGATAAGAATAATCTGTATTATTTTTATAATGGAGAAATAAGAAAAATAGATTTAAAAATTGATATAAATAGTTTAGAAGTTCTGAATAATGTTGGCTATTATTATAGCGATTATATAAGAGACAGGAATAATGTATATTTTGTGGATAATGAAAACGGGATAATAAAAATAGTAAAAAATGCTGATAATAATACATTTAAAGTTGTAGAAGAAAATTATGGAATGGATAGTAAAAATGTTTATTATAATGGAAAAAAGCTCGATTTTGTAGGATTGGACGGGCTTAAAATTTTTGATGAAAATTATTTGAAAGATAAGAACGGCGTGTACCAAATTTATGAAACTGATAACAATAAAGTAAAAATAAAACCAATAAAAAATTTGAACATTGATGTGGCAAGTTTTGAGAATATTTTAAAAGGAACATTCTATAAAGATAAAAATTCAGTTTATTATGTTGAGGTGGATGGGGACAAACAAGAATTAAAAAAACTGGAAGGAGCAGATGCAGATACATTTGAGCCAGGAATTTTTTCAAAGGATAAAAATAGTGTATATGTTGAAAAACAGAGATTGGAAGGTGTGAATCCGAAAGGGTTTGAAATATTAGACAATGATCTGAATTTTATAAAAGATTATAAGAATGTTTTTTATTTGGATAGAGCAGATGATGGTATAACTTTCATACCAAGAGTGCAAAATATAGAAGGAGTGGATGTTGCAACTTTAGAATTTGCTGGAGGATATTATAGCAAATATTATAAAGACAAAAACAATGTTTATTTTATGGATAACAGAGATGGTAAAATAAAATTCAAAAAATTATCCTATGTAAATCCGAAAACATTTGAAATGGTGGATAATACTTTTGCGAGAGATGACAAAAACCTTTATTTATTTGAATATAAATTGGATGGAATTGATGCAAAAACTTTCGAAAAAATTAGTTCCAATATTGTAAAAGATAAAAATGGACTGTATTTCTTAGAAGATATTGAAAAAGAAAATGAAAATATAGAAATAAAGACTCGAAAAATAAATATAAAAGGATTAGATTTAAAAACTTTTGAACATATTGATGACTATTATTATAAAGATAAAAATAATATTTATTATGATTTGGATAATAATCTTTATAAAATAAAAAATGCTGATTTGGCGACATTTGAAGTTTTAAATTCACCTTACAGCAGTTCTATTTATTTTGCAAAGGATAAAAATAATGTTTATTATCAAAATAAAAAAATAAATGGGATTGTCGCTGACGGTTTTGAACAAATACAAAGTAATTTTATAAAAGATAAAAACAGACTTTATAAAATCGACGAAGATGAAGAAAAAAATGAGATAAAATTAATTCCAATCAATGAAAAAGTCAATCTTGAAAATTTTGAAGAAATAGGCGGAAATTATTATAAAGACGATAAAAATCTCTATTATTTTGGAGAAAATGAGTTTAAGAAAATAGAAGGAGCAGATCCAAATTCATTTAAATATGACAACGAAAATCATACTTTTATTGCAAAAGACAAAAACAATGTTTATTTTGAAGGAGAAAAAGTTAAAGGAATAGATGTTAATAGTGCCGAAGGAATAGACGGGCTTTGGATAAAAGATAAAAATAACGTCTTTTATGAAGGGAAAAAATTAAAAGGGATTAGTTCTGATAATTTTAGTTATTTTAATGGCGGATTATCGTATGATAAAATTTTAATTGATAAAAATGGTATTTATAAATTTATTGAAACTGAAGATAACAAAAAAACAATAGAACTAACTCGACTGAATAGTAAAGGCATTGATTTAGAAACTCTTCAAAGAATTACTTCTCCAATGGATAGTTCCAATTATTTCAAAGATAAGAATGGCGTTTATTTTATGGATGGAAATAAATTTGTAAAAATAAATGGAGCGGATAAAGATAGTTTTAGAGTAACGATGAGTGGGAAATATGGGAAAGATAAAAATAACGTTTATTTCGAAGGGAAAAAAATGGAAGGGAAAAATCCAGTTGACTTTGAGGAGGAAATGGAGATTAAATAA
- a CDS encoding DKNYY domain-containing protein, whose product MKIKKLLKIFGLLILAGNIVNAEYIKRNGEIYYRDWSEEKTRILKNIDKKSFEILENDFAKDKNNIYYQGEKIEKIDPKSAKIFGSHFVKDEKIVFDADEKKELKDVDTKTLKSVGDYYFKDKNNAYFDMKKIDEKVDLETFVYLDYFYAKDKNNLYFYGQKVKGISPNNFNFLTLLSSVPDNIIKSGNDFYLIYENDLNEKIYAKKMDFPIDRDTFESFSMRVYKDKNNFYYYDETDDIKKGKTLIKFKNEADIKTLKFLKEKNGEKSNEYIKDEKNVYFVDEENLEIKKIENADYKTFQVIEYLYAKDKNNVYYQGKKLNNINPNYFKIVENEIKYNNEFYKIDENMNLIKIERE is encoded by the coding sequence ATGAAAATAAAAAAATTGTTGAAAATATTTGGGTTGTTAATTTTGGCAGGAAATATTGTAAATGCAGAATATATAAAAAGAAATGGAGAAATTTATTATCGGGACTGGAGTGAAGAAAAGACAAGAATATTAAAAAATATAGATAAAAAATCATTTGAAATATTGGAAAATGATTTTGCAAAAGATAAGAATAATATTTATTATCAAGGGGAAAAGATTGAAAAAATAGATCCTAAAAGTGCTAAAATATTTGGAAGTCATTTTGTGAAGGATGAGAAAATTGTTTTTGATGCTGATGAAAAAAAGGAATTGAAAGATGTGGATACAAAAACGCTTAAATCGGTTGGAGATTATTATTTTAAAGATAAGAACAATGCTTATTTTGATATGAAAAAAATTGATGAAAAAGTTGATTTGGAAACGTTTGTTTATCTGGACTATTTTTATGCGAAAGATAAGAATAATTTGTATTTTTATGGGCAAAAAGTGAAGGGCATAAGTCCGAATAATTTTAATTTTTTGACTTTGTTAAGCAGCGTTCCTGATAATATCATTAAAAGCGGAAATGATTTTTATCTTATTTATGAAAATGATTTGAATGAAAAAATATATGCGAAAAAAATGGATTTCCCAATTGACAGGGATACTTTTGAAAGTTTTTCCATGAGAGTTTATAAAGATAAAAATAATTTTTATTATTATGATGAAACTGATGATATAAAAAAAGGAAAAACGCTTATTAAATTTAAAAATGAAGCTGATATAAAAACACTTAAATTTTTGAAGGAAAAAAATGGCGAAAAAAGTAATGAATATATAAAAGATGAAAAAAATGTATATTTTGTGGATGAAGAAAATTTAGAGATAAAAAAGATAGAAAATGCTGATTACAAAACGTTTCAAGTTATTGAATACTTATATGCAAAGGATAAAAACAATGTTTATTATCAAGGGAAAAAGTTAAATAATATTAATCCAAATTACTTTAAAATTGTAGAAAATGAGATAAAATATAATAATGAGTTTTATAAAATTGATGAAAATATGAATCTTATAAAAATAGAAAGAGAATAA
- a CDS encoding Hsp70 family protein, with the protein MGRMIGIDLGTTNSLATYIDDNGKIQFVKNEYGNILIPSVVGIDENGDIIVGELAKERRMRNSGETASNFKRKMGTSARIKIKDRVFDAQMLSSIVLKHLKENAERQLNEKIDRAIISVPAYFNDKQRKDTKIAAELAGITVERLINEPTAAALSLGSHILDRNLKFLVLDLGGGTFDVTLLETFENIMEVISISGDTMLGGEDFTTKICEIFLRNIQKSVLDLSRDERIKLYTKADRVKKLISIKDVEIEMEIVEKNYKTEITQKEFREAVKPLLVKIKNAIDKALQDGNTNAHEIEKVILVGGGVKLGIIEEFVEKYFNKMRGENTYLDNMNFVDGKKLVSIVQNPDTVVAYGVGVTVGMKERNKAFKERILTDVCPFTLGIEVIGQRFAPIISRNATVPTSRAEFFSTTEDNQTVIRIAIYQGESLNIAENLFLGDFEINVPRNLAGRENVEVRFTYDINGILEAEVTALSTGEKRNKLIINGEMSEEEKNERIKILEELKIQSENQYKDKLLIERANRIFSEIVNMEIRNRISTYLDKYSLIVRTGDKISIQKAKKEFTNFLDKIDPEMNDLGIDDILLDINENEDKENMEEDELEFWN; encoded by the coding sequence ATGGGAAGAATGATTGGAATTGATTTAGGAACAACGAATAGTTTAGCAACATATATTGATGATAATGGGAAAATACAATTTGTAAAAAATGAGTATGGGAATATTTTGATTCCGTCTGTTGTAGGAATTGATGAAAATGGTGATATTATTGTAGGGGAATTAGCAAAAGAAAGAAGGATGAGAAATTCTGGAGAAACTGCAAGTAATTTTAAAAGAAAAATGGGGACAAGTGCGAGAATTAAAATAAAAGATAGAGTTTTTGATGCACAAATGCTTTCTTCGATTGTGCTGAAACATTTGAAGGAAAATGCGGAAAGACAGCTAAATGAAAAAATAGATAGGGCGATTATCAGTGTTCCGGCGTATTTTAATGATAAGCAGAGAAAAGATACAAAAATAGCGGCAGAACTGGCAGGAATTACAGTAGAAAGACTTATAAATGAACCGACAGCTGCTGCTTTGTCATTAGGAAGTCATATTTTGGATAGAAATTTAAAATTTTTGGTGCTTGATTTGGGTGGAGGGACATTTGATGTTACTTTGCTTGAAACATTTGAGAATATTATGGAAGTGATTTCGATAAGTGGGGATACAATGCTTGGCGGGGAAGATTTTACTACAAAAATATGTGAAATTTTTTTGAGAAATATTCAGAAATCTGTATTGGATTTGAGTCGTGATGAAAGAATAAAATTGTACACGAAGGCTGATAGAGTCAAAAAGTTAATAAGTATAAAAGATGTAGAAATAGAAATGGAAATTGTAGAAAAAAACTATAAAACAGAAATTACTCAGAAAGAATTTAGAGAAGCAGTGAAACCGTTACTTGTGAAAATAAAAAATGCAATAGACAAAGCATTGCAAGACGGAAATACGAATGCTCATGAGATAGAAAAAGTAATTTTAGTCGGTGGAGGAGTAAAACTTGGTATTATTGAAGAGTTTGTAGAAAAATATTTTAACAAAATGCGTGGAGAAAATACATATTTGGATAATATGAATTTTGTTGATGGAAAAAAACTTGTATCAATAGTTCAAAATCCAGATACAGTTGTTGCTTATGGAGTTGGAGTAACTGTTGGAATGAAGGAAAGAAATAAGGCGTTTAAGGAAAGAATTTTGACAGATGTGTGTCCATTTACGCTTGGAATTGAAGTGATTGGACAAAGATTTGCACCAATTATTTCTCGAAATGCGACAGTTCCTACAAGTAGAGCTGAATTTTTTTCTACGACTGAAGATAATCAGACAGTGATAAGAATTGCGATTTATCAAGGAGAAAGTTTAAATATAGCTGAAAATTTATTTTTAGGAGATTTTGAAATAAATGTTCCAAGAAATTTGGCTGGGCGTGAAAATGTTGAAGTGAGATTTACTTATGATATAAATGGTATTTTGGAAGCAGAAGTGACTGCATTGAGTACAGGAGAAAAGAGAAATAAACTTATTATCAATGGGGAAATGTCGGAAGAGGAAAAAAATGAAAGAATTAAAATATTAGAAGAATTGAAAATTCAATCAGAAAATCAATACAAAGACAAGTTGCTAATAGAAAGAGCGAATAGGATTTTTTCTGAAATTGTAAATATGGAAATCCGTAATCGTATTTCGACTTATTTAGACAAATATAGCTTAATTGTTCGTACAGGTGATAAAATTAGTATTCAAAAGGCTAAAAAGGAATTTACAAATTTTCTTGATAAAATTGACCCTGAAATGAATGATTTGGGAATTGATGATATTTTGTTAGATATTAATGAGAATGAAGATAAAGAAAATATGGAAGAAGATGAACTGGAGTTTTGGAATTAG
- a CDS encoding DnaJ domain-containing protein, whose product MEFRGAFEILEIEPTDDKKKIKIAYSKMLKKYHPEDFPEMFMRINEAYRIALEFEKSDFDEVKSENETTEKNNENTEFFERVKKNFEENKEKSFFGNFEDIFSEGKNTSEFEDIFSNKNNYENEKTFEKNKEEKENTNNFEKKEKQKKSISEWLEQFRKLIFSENRPLYEYDILLSEYHYNFDDFEKKQIREILEKNNDWSNITEIEKKLLIYNLGDSNEKNDIVLDILGKNQRKSKTNNKILDEITKKIKSKNILENENGYEIFIQNYLNVMVFKVFGINIALYPFDATGKDKNVFKYMLRRIGMHMMKDEYESKIKNSYREISNSMKIFNNKNEENSKNNFKFVMTVMSSIMMVLYLISIICLKFLAWMAAMFTIICVIYVLKDVAMIGIILFTIIDWINIVNEKEFKWSKKYGISSYLSILLISGIILIGKIIQTSDEASVDLGYVPYFKLILQYIFFNAVIITKMIVTTNIRYKRLKDFSKQVLSILDVFVLKKYQGGNENGKNDWN is encoded by the coding sequence TTGGAGTTTAGGGGAGCATTTGAGATACTGGAAATAGAGCCGACAGATGATAAAAAGAAAATAAAAATTGCATATTCCAAGATGTTGAAAAAATATCATCCTGAAGATTTTCCTGAAATGTTTATGAGAATTAATGAAGCATATAGGATTGCTTTGGAGTTTGAAAAATCTGATTTTGATGAAGTGAAATCAGAGAATGAGACGACTGAGAAAAATAATGAAAATACAGAGTTTTTTGAAAGAGTGAAAAAGAATTTTGAAGAAAATAAAGAAAAATCTTTTTTTGGAAATTTTGAAGATATTTTTTCTGAGGGAAAGAATACGAGTGAATTTGAAGATATTTTTTCTAATAAGAATAATTATGAAAATGAAAAAACTTTTGAAAAAAATAAAGAGGAAAAAGAGAATACAAATAATTTTGAGAAAAAAGAAAAACAGAAAAAATCAATATCTGAGTGGTTGGAACAATTCAGAAAACTTATTTTTTCAGAAAATCGTCCACTATATGAATATGACATACTTTTATCTGAATATCATTATAATTTTGATGATTTTGAGAAGAAACAAATTAGGGAAATTTTGGAGAAAAATAACGATTGGAGTAATATAACTGAGATTGAAAAAAAACTTTTGATTTATAATCTTGGTGATTCTAATGAAAAAAATGACATTGTTTTGGATATTTTGGGGAAAAATCAAAGAAAATCTAAGACAAATAATAAAATTTTAGATGAAATTACAAAAAAAATTAAGAGTAAAAATATTTTGGAAAATGAAAATGGATATGAAATATTTATTCAAAATTACTTGAATGTTATGGTTTTTAAGGTATTCGGAATAAATATTGCGTTGTATCCTTTTGATGCAACAGGAAAAGATAAAAATGTTTTTAAATATATGTTGCGTAGAATTGGAATGCATATGATGAAAGATGAATACGAAAGTAAAATTAAAAATTCATATCGTGAAATTAGTAATTCTATGAAAATTTTTAATAACAAAAATGAAGAAAACTCAAAAAATAATTTTAAGTTTGTAATGACAGTAATGAGTTCAATAATGATGGTATTGTATTTGATTTCGATAATTTGTTTGAAATTTTTGGCTTGGATGGCAGCGATGTTCACAATAATTTGTGTTATTTATGTACTTAAAGATGTGGCGATGATAGGAATTATTTTGTTTACAATTATAGATTGGATTAATATTGTGAATGAAAAAGAATTTAAATGGAGTAAGAAATATGGGATATCAAGTTATTTATCTATTTTATTAATTAGTGGAATAATTTTGATAGGAAAAATTATTCAGACTAGTGATGAAGCATCAGTAGATTTAGGTTATGTTCCTTATTTTAAATTAATATTACAATATATATTTTTTAATGCAGTTATAATTACAAAAATGATTGTAACTACAAATATTAGATATAAGCGATTAAAAGATTTTTCAAAACAAGTATTAAGTATATTAGATGTATTTGTCTTAAAAAAATATCAAGGAGGAAATGAAAATGGGAAGAATGATTGGAATTGA
- the purB gene encoding adenylosuccinate lyase → MENMSIYSNPLAERYSSKEMLHIFSPEFKFRTWRKLWINLAEAEKELGLDFITDEQIEELKKYKDDVDFEVAAKFEKKLRHDVMAHVHTYGEQAKNARKIIHLGATSAYVGDNTDLIQIKEGLLVVKRRMLTLIEKMRDFALEYKDLPTLGFTHFQAAQLTTVGKRATLWLHSLLLDFEELEFRLEHLRFRGVKGTTGTQASFKELFEGDFEKVKQLDELVTEKAGFSKKQGVSGQTYDRKVDAQILNLLSNIAQSSHKFTNDFRLLQHLKELEEPFEKNQIGSSAMAYKRNPMRSERISSLAKYVISSSQTGALVFATQWFERTLDDSASKRLSIPQAFLAVDAILIIWLNIMDGVVVYPKVIEANIQKELPFMATENIIMESVKKGMDRQEVHEIIRELSMEETKEIKLNGNPNRLIDRIIKDGRLGLKAEDMEGILVSANYTGFAGQQTEDFVKNEIDPILDRYKDEIVEDREELRV, encoded by the coding sequence ATGGAAAATATGAGCATATATTCAAATCCGTTGGCGGAGAGATATTCGAGTAAGGAGATGTTGCATATTTTTTCACCTGAGTTTAAGTTTAGAACTTGGAGAAAATTGTGGATAAATTTGGCTGAGGCTGAAAAAGAGCTTGGGCTTGATTTTATTACTGATGAACAAATTGAGGAACTTAAAAAATATAAAGATGATGTGGATTTTGAAGTTGCAGCAAAATTTGAGAAAAAGTTAAGACACGATGTGATGGCTCATGTGCATACTTATGGAGAACAGGCGAAAAATGCAAGAAAAATTATTCATTTGGGAGCGACAAGTGCATATGTTGGGGATAATACTGATTTGATTCAAATTAAGGAAGGGCTTTTGGTTGTTAAAAGAAGAATGCTTACTTTGATTGAAAAAATGAGAGATTTTGCATTGGAATATAAAGACTTACCGACTTTAGGATTTACTCATTTTCAAGCGGCACAACTTACAACGGTTGGAAAAAGAGCGACATTGTGGCTTCATTCTTTGCTTCTTGATTTTGAAGAATTGGAATTTAGATTAGAGCACTTGAGATTTAGAGGAGTCAAAGGAACTACTGGGACTCAGGCTAGTTTTAAAGAATTATTTGAAGGAGATTTTGAAAAAGTAAAACAGTTGGATGAATTGGTTACTGAAAAAGCTGGGTTTAGCAAAAAACAAGGTGTTTCAGGACAAACTTACGATAGAAAAGTGGACGCACAAATCTTGAATTTATTGTCAAATATTGCTCAGTCTTCACATAAATTTACAAATGATTTTAGATTGTTGCAACATTTGAAAGAATTGGAAGAACCGTTTGAAAAAAATCAAATTGGGTCAAGTGCGATGGCATACAAGAGAAATCCAATGAGAAGTGAAAGAATTTCATCACTTGCAAAATATGTAATTTCAAGCTCACAAACAGGTGCATTAGTTTTTGCAACACAATGGTTTGAAAGAACGCTGGATGATTCTGCAAGTAAAAGACTTTCGATTCCGCAAGCATTTTTAGCAGTGGACGCAATCTTAATTATTTGGCTTAATATTATGGATGGAGTTGTTGTTTATCCAAAAGTAATTGAAGCAAATATTCAAAAGGAATTACCATTTATGGCAACTGAAAATATCATTATGGAATCAGTTAAAAAAGGAATGGATAGACAAGAAGTTCACGAAATTATAAGAGAACTTTCGATGGAAGAAACAAAGGAAATTAAGTTGAATGGAAATCCCAATAGATTAATTGACAGAATTATAAAAGACGGTAGACTGGGACTTAAAGCAGAAGATATGGAAGGTATCTTGGTTTCTGCTAATTATACTGGATTTGCTGGGCAGCAGACTGAGGATTTTGTGAAGAATGAGATTGATCCGATTTTGGATAGATATAAGGATGAGATTGTTGAGGATAGGGAAGAATTGAGAGTTTAA
- a CDS encoding rhodanese-like domain-containing protein produces the protein MKIRKIVLLIIIGIFSVFGFSCSKTGNEKQDLVMSKEAKNGKKVEYKKITSDEAKKMMETQKAIVVDVRTLEEYNEGHIPNAISVPLETIENEAEAKLKNKDDLILVYCRSGRRSREAALKLIEKGYTNVIDFGGIQDWNGEIVK, from the coding sequence GTGAAAATAAGAAAAATAGTGTTATTGATAATCATTGGAATATTTTCTGTATTCGGATTTTCTTGTAGTAAAACAGGAAATGAAAAACAGGATTTAGTAATGTCAAAAGAAGCAAAAAATGGGAAAAAAGTAGAATATAAAAAAATAACTTCAGATGAAGCTAAAAAGATGATGGAAACTCAAAAAGCTATAGTTGTAGATGTTAGGACTTTGGAAGAATATAACGAAGGGCATATTCCAAATGCGATTTCTGTTCCGCTGGAAACTATTGAAAATGAAGCAGAAGCAAAATTGAAAAATAAAGACGATTTAATTTTAGTTTATTGCAGAAGCGGAAGACGAAGCAGGGAAGCAGCATTAAAATTAATTGAAAAAGGTTATACAAATGTGATTGATTTTGGTGGAATACAGGACTGGAATGGGGAAATTGTGAAATAA